Proteins encoded in a region of the Watersipora subatra chromosome 5, tzWatSuba1.1, whole genome shotgun sequence genome:
- the LOC137396233 gene encoding uncharacterized protein yields MVMVYGFYMALAAIGIVLNIAAFILRLYKRQRSQLDEHHWCLLIHDILFAVMALVMLGSLLQDVFKESQVLCHAAGFLSLYVIIALSWTPLVSAIVLYEKERYSLRVKSYEGMTTKIVTFLTSALLLISAALVSINYAPIMNSGNKRHLLCVPMTFPYQDSSEYSELLVALVWSGLLSTWACLLTWLVFLLKNNNSMRHAIGRHKTTRLSGIQAVIIQTIWTAAVSLATAFYWTLRENLLLIAVIFAIMMVIGHPLISLISHWLADAETELFARLAREVPSRLMDLTILSDISNHNFQSFHALWMGKCGEKIQGVIKVYKTDQRSKWLREIKAFALLAKTEHPNIVKYLWAERGGSFNVSENMAKEYMNMFTDPNNRMISIQTCDRRSLQQLIHLEPEVVTDTVTRYLALDVALGLVHLRTLRIVHNNLSSKTIFIKSSPKHEALSAVIGDFEESGQVAPDHCANRNEDKVEKGISKEIENRFSVDIRSYALVLLEMVASWNKHNGRPIKPTHYKRSSKVTKGSRSITNQKQVRATPPVMRYGTLSQKPKFGGILEEPPSNGHIKKFGLRLETSTTGIEDVEVSKIEGEDNYEFYGPHALGVIIPHSTVEQTGQKRYYSHPAVTRQGSGSICSTDTGYPTSLESHPIGSLEPELVWPSISGKTSLKHTSKTNVTNSSCIRVEDVLPVGVVQLETNYNNNIVSCTLSADASVNHHPTKYSPHRDSLCEYEEYDFQNDPAFSELTTSEFSVRKAPDFTEKTTFNICNANNFRQLPSTPIDAENLPSKLDLAELAEKVTQDVEVLLKTRSRPNSEASNMSTLPNDGFKPRSLTLVESLRSASASSEASQSAVSMEDNLELYINEKFPDTTAPQSAKLTCLHRSGITGAQLNYSKALANEYDIVTPHLLYLNASSTRRAMKGYREQLAQPTLSQLLVVSEGCWLQDPALSADSVLTQLRQVFILS; encoded by the exons ATGGTCATGGTGTATGGATTCTACATGGCTCTCGCAGCAATTGGAATAGTCTTAAACATCGCTGCTTTTATTCTCAGACTTTACAAGCGACAGCGAAGTCAGCTGGATGAGCATCACTGGTGCCTCCTTATTCATGACATACTCTTCGCTGTCATGGCACTTGTTATGCTAGGCAGCTTACTGCAAGACGTCTTCAAGGAAAGCCAAGTCTTGTGTCATGCAGCAGGCTTTTTGAGCCTCTACGTTATTATTGCTTTGAGCTGGACTCCGCTCGTGTCGGCCATCGTGTTGTACGAGAAAGAGCGGTACAGCTTACGCGTCAAATCATATGAGGGGATGACTACAAAGATAGTCACATTTTTAACATCCGCTCTGCTTCTGATATCCGCTGCTTTGGTTTCTATAAACTATGCACCTATAATGAACTCAGGCAATAAAAG ACACCTGCTCTGCGTGCCAATGACATTCCCTTACCAAGACAGCTCTGAGTATAGCGAGTTACTAGTTGCCCTCGTCTGGAGTGGTCTCCTCTCTACCTGGGCTTGTCTGCTTACCTGGCTAGTGTTTCTGTTGAAAAATAACAACTCTATGAGACACGCTATAGGACGCCATAAAACTACCAGGCTATCTGGTATACAG GCGGTGATCATTCAAACCATTTGGACAGCCGCTGTCTCACTGGCAACAGCATTTTACTGGACATTGCGAGAGAACTTGCTTCTCATCGCTGTTATTTTTGCTATCATGATGGTGATTGGCCATCCACTAATTTCTCTGATCAGTCATTGGCTGGCTGATGCGGAGACGGAGTTGTTCGCTAGATTGGCAAGAGAGGTTCCCTCGAGATTGATGGATTTGACAATTCTATCTGACATTTCT AACCATAACTTCCAGAGCTTCCATGCACTATGGATGGGGAAGTGTGGGGAAAAGATCCAAGGAGTCATCAAAGTGTATAAAACAGACCAAAGAAGTAAATGGCTGAGAGAGATAAAAGCCTTTGCGTTGCTTGCAAAGACTGAGCACCcgaacattgttaaatatttgtGGGCAGAAAGAGGAGGATCCTTTAATGTCTCCGAGAACATGGCTAAAGAGTATATGAATATGTTCACTGACCCGAACAACAG AATGATCAGCATACAGACCTGCGACCGGAGATCTCTTCAGCAACTCATCCACTTGGAGCCAGAAGTGGTAACAGATACAGTTACTAGATATTTAGCTTTGGATGTTGCTCTCGGGCTAGTACATCTGAGAACACTTCGGATAGTTCATAATAACCTTAGCTCCAAAACCATATTCATCAAATCATCACCTAAA caTGAGGCCCTATCCGCAGTTATTGGAGACTTTGAGGAGAGTGGCCAAGTAGCCCCAGATCACTGCGCAAATCGGAATGAAGACAAAGTTGAAAAAGGCATTTCTAAGGAAATAGAAAACAGATTCTCTGTTGATATCAGAAGCTACGCTCTTGTCTTACTTGAAATGGTAGCTTCATGGAATAAACATAACG GCAGACCAATAAAGCCAACACATTACAAGAGGTCATCCAAGGTCACAAAGGGGTCGAGGTCGATCACTAACCAAAAGCAAGTTAGAGCTACTCCACCTGTAATGAGATATGG CACGCTGTCCCAAAAGCCAAAGTTTGGAGGTATTTTGGAAGAGCCTCCATCTAATGGACATATAAAGAAATTTGGTCTAAGGTTGGAAACAAGTACAACAGGAATTGAAGATGTGGAGGTATCTAAAATAGAAGGAGAGGACAATTACGAATTTTATGGACCACATGCTTTAGGAGTTATCATTCCTCATTCAACTGTTGAACAAACTGGTCAAAAAAG ATACTATTCTCACCCTGCTGTCACGAGACAAGGCAGTGGCTCTATATGCAGCACAGATACGGGTTATCCTACGAGTCTGGAGTCCCATCCCATAGGCAGTTTAGAGCCTGAACTAGTTTGGCCTTCCATCTCTG GAAAAACGTCTTTGAAACATACGAGTAAAACCAATGTGACTAACAGCTCGTGTATTCGAGTGGAAGATGTGCTTCCAGTAGGAGTTGTCCAACTAGAGACCAACTACAACAACAATATCGTTTCTTGCACTCTATCAGCCGATGCCTCTGTGAACCATCATCCAACTAAATACTCTCCACATCGAGACAGTTTATGTGAATATGAAGAGTATGACTTTCAAAATGACCCCGCCTTCTCAGAGCTCACAACTTCGGAGTTCTCGGTGAGGAAAGCACCTGATTTCACAGAAAAAACAACTTTCAATATATGCAACGCCAATAATTTCAGACAGCTACCTTCCACACCAATCGATGCCGAAAATCTGCCATCTAAGCTTGACTTAGCTGAGCTGGCAGAGAAAGTAACGCAGGATGTTGAGGTGCTCTTAAAAACTCGCTCTCGACCCAACTCTGAGGCGAGCAATATGTCAACACTTCCTAATGACGGCTTCAAACCTCGCTCACTCACATTGGTTGAATCCCTGAGGTCAGCGAGTGCATCATCAGAAGCTAGCCAATCAGCAGTCTCCATGGAAGACAACCTTGAACTCTACATTAATGAAAAATTTCCTGATACGACTGCACCCCAAAGTGCCAAATTAACTTGCTTACATAGGTCTGGAATTACAGGAGCGCAATTGAATTATAGCAAAGCCTTAGCCAATGAATATGACATTGTGACACCACATTTGCTATATTTGAATGCATCATCTACTAGACGAGCAATGAAAGGCTATAGGGAGCAGCTCGCGCAGCCCACATTGAGTCAG